Proteins from a single region of Drosophila biarmipes strain raj3 chromosome 3R, RU_DBia_V1.1, whole genome shotgun sequence:
- the LOC108031758 gene encoding myelin expression factor 2, with protein sequence MNMDAGNSVENREKERDRRVRGARGSRFSDADGNGNAGGNQGGGGGGGGNNVRDRSRERRNCRVYISNIPYDYRWQDLKDLFRRIVGSIEYVQLFFDESGKARGCGIVEFKDPENVQKALEKMNRYEVNGRELVVKEDHGEQRDQYGRIVRDGAGGGGGGGGGGGGGGNGGNNGGGGGGGGRDHMDDRDRGFSRRDDDRLSGRNNFNMMSNDYNNSSNYNLYGLSASFLESLGISGPLHNKVFVANLDYKVDNKKLKQVFKLAGKVQSVDLSLDKEGNSRGFAVIEYDHPVEAVQAISMLDRQMLFDRRMTVRLDRIPDKNEGVKLPEGLGGVGIGLGPNGEPLKDVAHNLPNGGQSQGQLLGNSQQGAPLGSVGSQPNSSAVSNATTNLLNNLTGVMFGNHAAVQPSPVAPVQKPSLGNNAGAGGLNLNNLNPSLLAAVVGNLGSQGGNLSNPLLTSSLNNLGLNLGNSGNDDSLAPSNVGLSNNYSSGSGGGGGNNYSSGNNYSGGGVSGNVGYNAYSSSGGVGGGNGGGGVDSNDYNSGNQLDLYGGGSNVGNSNVGSGNAGGGSRKSDTIIIKNVPMSCTWQTLRDKFREIGDVKFAEIRGNDVGVVRFFKERDAELAIALMDGSRLDGRNIKVTYF encoded by the exons ATGAACATGGACGCAGGCAACTCGGTGGAGAACCGTGAGAAGGAGCGGGATCGTCGAGTGCGCGGAGCACGTGGCTCCCGCTTCTCGGACGCGGATGGCAACGGAAACGCCGGTGGAAACCagggcggcggaggcggtggcgggGGCAACAATGTTCGCGACCGGAGCCGCGAACGTCGCAACTGCCGGGTGTACATTTCCAACATTCCCTACGACTACCGCTGGCAGGACCTGAAGGATCTGTTCCGCCGGATCGTCGGCTCCATTGAGTACGTGCAGCTGTTCTTCGACGAAAGCGGCAAGGCACGCGGCTGCGGCATCGTGGAGTTCAAGGATCCGGAGAACGTGCAGAAGGCCCTGGAGAAGATGAACCGCTACGAGGTGAATGGCCGCGAGCTGGTGGTCAAGGAGGATCACGGCGAGCAGCGCGATCAGTACGGCCGGATTGTCCGTGATGgagccggcggcggcggtggtggaggtGGCGGTGGAGGCGGAGGTGGAAATGGCGGCAACaacggaggaggcggcggcggcggtggccgTGACCACATGGATGACCGCGATCGCGGCTTCTCCCGCCGAGACGACGACAGATT ATCTGGGCGTAATAATTTTAACATGATGTCAAATGATTATAATAATTCGTCGAATTACAATTTGTATGGGCTTTCTGCTTCGTTTTTGGAGAGTCTTGGCATAAGTGGACCTTTGCATAATAAGGTTTTTGTTGCTAAT CTGGACTACAAGGTGGACAACAAGAAGCTCAAGCAGGTCTTCAAGCTGGCCGGCAAGGTGCAGAGCGTAGATCTTTCGCTGGACAAGGAGGGCAACAGCCGCGGCTTTGCTGTAATCGAGTACGACCATCCCGTGGAGGCTGTGCAGGCCATTTCTATGCTGGATCGTCAGATGCTCTTCGACCGTCGCATGACCGTGCGCCTGGACCGCATTCCGGACAAGAATGAAGGCGTCAAGCTGCCCGAGGGCCTGGGGGGAGTTGGCATCGGCCTGGGACCCAATGGGGAGCCGCTCAAGGATGTGGCTCACAACCTGCCCAACGGTGGTCAGAGCCAGGGCCAGTTGCTGGGCAACTCGCAGCAAGGTGCTCCGCTGGGATCGGTGGGTAGCCAGCCCAACAGCAGTGCCGTGAGCAACGCCACCACCAATCTTCTCAACAATCTGACCGGCGTGATGTTCGGCAACCATGCGGCGGTGCAGCCCTCACCTGTGGCTCCTGTGCAGAAGCCCAGTCTGGGCAATAATGCTGGCGCCGGCGGTCTTAACTTGAACAATCTCAACCCCAGTCTGCTAGCCGCCGTGGTTGGCAACCTTGGAAGCCAGGGAGGTAATTTAAGCAACCCCTTGCTGACTTCTTCGCTGAACAACCTGGGTCTCAATCTGGGCAACTCTGGAAACGATGACAGCCTGGCCCCAAGCAACGTAGGCTTGTCGAACAACTACAGCAGCGGtagcggcggtggtggtggcaaCAACTACAGCTCCGGCAACAACTACAGCGGTGGTGGCGTCTCCGGAAACGTTGGCTACAATGCCTACAGCAGCTCTGGCGGAGTCGGCGGCGGCAACGGAGGAGGCGGCGTGGACAGCAACGACTACAACTCGGGGAACCAGTTGGACCTCTATGGAGGCGGCAGCAACGTGGGCAACTCCAACGTTGGCTCCGGCAATGCTGGCGGTGGGTCGCGCAAGTCGGACACCATCATCATCAAGAACGTTCCAATGAGTTGCACCTGGCAGACGTTGCGCGACAAGTTCCGTGAGATTGGAGATGTCAAGTTTGCTGAGATCCGCGGCAATGATGTGGGGGTGGTGCGGTTCTTCAAGGAGCGCGATGCCGAGCTCGCTATAG CGCTCATGGATGGCTCCAGACTGGATGGGCGCAACATTAAAGTAACTTACTTTTAA
- the LOC108031759 gene encoding uncharacterized protein LOC108031759, with product MPENDVTKMKVADLKRELKLRGLTVNGNKTELQDRLQTALLEGDISLEDSAIADAIDDDDVSLTDEDEHKLLGDENDDELLKSPVSTPTTVAIPELLAEDKAAAGAAPAGPAKKIVLKRNNSQQSTGTAASTGTQPSKENEAPATTTGESTEETPTKKHKPIVVGPKAEGEKPAGDKKLTQLTAQERLELRAKKFGITPVASPAVSAAASTVAAAISKSSSASITANKGNKETEEQQKEALKRRAERFGCVVPEKTPKAATEDRLQKRKERFGAGAAASEATSTATTTASKDAWSEKARARLERFKIAPPAEATK from the exons atgcCCGAAAACGACGTGACTAAAATGAAG GTGGCAGATTTGAAGCGGGAGCTCAAACTACGTGGGCTCACCGTGAACGGTAATAAGACCGAACTGCAGGACCGCCTGCAGACAGCTCTGTTGGAGGGGGACATTTCTCTCGAGGATTCGGCCATCGCAGACGCCATCGACGACGATGATGTGTCGCTAACGGACGAGGATGAGCACAAGCTGCTGGGCGACGAGAACGACGATGAACTGCTCAAGAGTCCGGTTAGCACGCCCACGACGGTGGCCATTCCGGAACTGCTGGCGGAAGACAAGGCTGCAGCGGGAGCAGCGCCTGCTGGGCCGGCCAAGAAAATAGTGCTTAAGCGAAACAATTCCCAGCAGTCCACGGGTACGGCGGCCAGCACGGGGACACAGCCGTCCAAGGAGAACGAGGCTCCCGCCACAACTACTGGCGAATCCACCGAGGAGACCCCAACCAAGAAACACAAACCCATTGTGGTTGGGCCGAAAGCGGAAGGTGAGAAGCcagccggcgacaagaaactCACCCAGTTGACCGCCCAAGAGCGGTTAGAACTGCGGGCCAAGAAGTTCGGCATCACACCAGTCGCATCCCCAGCTGTGTCCGCCGCAGCATCCACAGTTGCCGCAGCCATCAGCAAATCCTCGAGCGCCTCCATCACGGCCAACAAGGGCAACAAGGAGAcggaggagcagcagaagGAGGCACTCAAAAGGCGCGCCGAACGTTTCGGATGCGTGGTGCCCGAGAAAACACCTAAAGCCGCAACTGAAGACCGACTCCAAAAACGGAAGGAGCGGtttggagctggagctgcagCCTCGGAAGCCACCTCGACGGCCACTACAACGGCCTCGAAGGATGCCTGGTCGGAGAAGGCGCGCGCTCGCTTGGAAAGGTTTAAAATAGCTCCGCCCGCAGAAGCCACCAAATAA